ATTACCCAGTTCTGCAAGGTGAGCAGTTCACGGCTGTCGCGATCTTTGCTTTCCAGGGTATACCTGAAAATCTCTCCCGTCGGGCCGTAAGGTGGCTGCACTTCGGGGGCTACGCCATCGGGCAGCGATACGGTTGAAAGCTGGTTATTCACCTGCTGCCGCGCGAAGAAATCCTCTACATCATCATCGAAAATAATCTTGATAACCGACAACCCGAACATGGTTACACTGCGCACATTTGCCTTGCGCTGGACAGAGTTCATGGCAATCTCAATCGGCTGTGTTACAAAACGTTCTATTTCCTCGGCACTCCGACCGTTCCATTGCGACACAATGATGATCTGGGTATTGGTAACGTCCGGAAATGCTTCCAGCGGCGTACTCCGGTAGCTCACTACCCCGGCGACAACCATCAGCCCGGTGAGAAAAAAAATGAAAAAGCGGTTCTTAAGGGAAAATCCTACGATCCCCCGGATGAATTTATTCATGGGTTAATGAATGATTGAATGATCGAATGACTGAATTGTGAATGAGTGAATGAGTGAGTTTGTGAATGAGTGAATTGTGATGGCTCAGTCATTCACACATTCGGTCATTCAGTCATTGCATTATAAACCAGCAGCTGATTCTTAGAAATAACTCGCTCTCCTTCCCGCAGGCCGGATGTTACGTAGGCGCGGTTGGTGAGGACGCGGTATACGTTGATGGGGCGGGCTTCGATCTTGCTGCGACCATTGAAAACCATTACCCAGTTTTTGCTTCTGTCGAAAATGATCGCTTTGGATGGGATCGCCTGCATTTGGCTGCCTTCTTCGAAATTCAGGCTTATTGTTGCGTGCATTTCCGGTTTGAGTTTAAAACCAACATTTTGCAGCTGAATGCGGATTTTCATCGCTTTGGTATCAGGGTCAAGCACATTATATATCTTGTCCACTTTCCCCTTAAATACCTCGTCCGCAAAGCTGATCGTGCGCACCTCGGCCGTCATACCCAGTTTAATCCTCGGAATATCGCTCTCGTTGACATTGGCCATCACCCACACATCGGCGATCTGGCCGACCGTGAAAAGGCTTTCTGTATTGTCTGACCTCAGCTGCATGCCGCGGTTGACATTTTTGTCTATTATAAAACCGTTGATAGGGGATTTGACTGTGTAATTCGTAGATTTTCCCAGACCATAAATCGAGAAAATCTCTTTGATCCTGCCCAATTCTGCTTGTGCCTTATCAACCATCTGGCGTGCGGATATGACGTCGCGTTCGGGTACCAGTTTACTTTCAAAGAGATCTTCGGTCGAGGAAAGGTTTTTCTGCGCTACCAGCAGATCCGATTGTGCCTGAATCATTTGCCGCTCCAAATCAGCTACTTCACCCGATCGTATCACGGCCAGTTTCTGGCCTTTGCGAACATTATCACCCAGCTCCACATCTACTTCTTCCACATTTCCGCCCACAAGCGGGTAAATTTTGATCACCTGGTTTTCGTCCGGGACCACTTTGCCGATCAGGGTCAGTTCGTTGCGTACAGCTTCCGTGCGAACAGTATCGAGCGTAATGCGGCTCATCATGGTATCGGAAAGCATAAATGCCTTCGACTCCCGGATTTCCTCCTTTTTCTTTTCGCAGCCGGTGATACCGAGTCCAGCGAATGCAAATGCCGCTGCACAGACTATATTTTTCATCATGGATTGAAATGGCCAGGCCGTTTTTGAATGTTGATATTTGTTATTTTCAATTGAATAGCTCTTCACCAACCACATAATTCAGCTCTTCGTAGACTTTAATGCGGTCTGCTTGCAGGCGGTTGTACTCCTTAATGCTTTCGTTGTAGGTTTCGATAAAATCGATGAATTCGAGGAGGGTTATGTTTCTTTTCTGGAAGTTGTCGTAAATGCCGGTGCTGAGTAATTGAAACTGATCAGAAAATTGACTTTCTACGCTCTGATATGCTTTGTCGGCGACACTGACTTTTTGAATAGCGGCATTTACTTCATTCGTAATGCTGTTTTGACGTGCATTTTCGGCGGTTTTATAGTAGCCGATACTGCTTTTTGCCGCCCGGATATTGCCCTGGTTCCTGTTGAAGAATGGAAGCGAAATAGAGGCGTTCACACCAAAGTAGTTGTTGACATAATTGCTGGCCTGGTCGTAAATCGCTCCCACCTCGATATCCGGCACTGCGAGCGCCTTTTGTAAAGTATAGTTAAGCTCCGCTTCCTTGGTTTGCGACTGGGCCACTTTCAAATCAGCGCGACTTTGCAATGCTTTTTCCTGTAATGCAGCTGGTGTATAGCGATCGAGCTGGTATCGGAGGATATCTGAACTGTCAACGACCGATTTTACAGGCTGGTCAATGCTCAGCAGGGTACGCAGGTCGCGCTGGTTTTCCTGTAACTCAAAAAGAATGTCTGCCCGGTTGTTGGAAAGCTGGAACAGCAGAGCTTTGAGGCGCACGACTTCTTTGAGCGAAATATTTTTACGCTCATATTCCTTCTGAAATGCTGTTACCGTGCTGGTAAGCGTATTGATCTGGTTGTCATACAGCGCGACTGTCTGCTTCAGATAATAGGATTCGAAAAATATCTCCCGAAGCTCAAATTTCAGTGTGCGCACCAGGTCAAAAAACTGGTACTCGCTTTTACGCGTCGATTCCACATCCAGCGCCACTTGTTTGTTTCGCTTCCCTGCACGGGTAATCATTTGTGAAATGGTAAAAGCCTTCTGACCATTCCTGCCGACATCGAAAGCGCCCCTGGAAGGGTTGTAGGCACTTATTTCAACACCGAATGTGGGATTGTTCCAAAGCTTATCCTGCACCTCAATGGACTTTGCGATATCGATCTGATATTTTTCCGCTAGCAGTGAAAGGTTATTCTGGAGAAAAAGGCTGTCAGCCTGCCTGATAGATAGATTGAGGGTGTCCTGTGCGTGTAAGCTGTTCGCCAAAAATATGAACAGCCCGATCATGTAAATTCGCATATTTTCTGTTTTAGAATGATGCGATATTCGGACGGCAGTATTACAGCAGGCTTAAAATAACGTTAGAAAAAAATTAGAATGGCAAAATAGGGGCGCAGCAGCTTTTAAACGTGGTTTAGCTGCACATTAAATTCACTTCCGACGCCCAGTTCGCTGCTGGCCGAAATATTCCCGTGATGGAGTTCGACGATGCGCTGACAGATTGAAAGGCCTATTCCAAAGCCTGGTTGCTCGGCTGCGGAGGTCGACCGGTAGAAGGGGTCAAAGATATTCGGCAACTCGGTTTTATCGATCCCGATCCCGTTATCCTTCACTTTTACGGTGCAGAATTTTGAATCAGTCGCGATGATAATCCGGGCATGGCGGTCGGCGGAATACTTACAGGCATTATCGAGCAGGTTGACGAATACACGTTTTAGCAGCTCCTCATTTCCTTTCACTACCGTTTCGTTTTCATTTTCCGGAATGCGCTCGTAGTCGATATCTACCCGGTATTCTGGATGAGTTGTAAGCAATTCGTCTTTCGCCACAAAAACGAGATCTTCGATATGGATCGAAGTCATTTTGAAATTGGTGGAATGCTCGTACGACCGCGCCAGAAATAGCAAACTATTGGTAATGCTGATCAGCCGCTCGGTATCAGAAAACAGGTTGCCGAAAACCTCTTCCAGGTCTGCATTATTTTTTGTAAAACGCTGACCCAGTTGTATCTCGGATTTGAGCGCTGCCAACGGAGTACGAAGCTCGTGGGAAGCGTGGGATACAAAGCTTTTTTGCTGCTCAAACGCATTGTTTAGCCTGGCCAGTACGGTATTGAAATTGATGGCCAGCTGCGCGATCTCGTCCTTTCGGTCGCCTTCGTCCAGTTTTTGAGATAAATTCTGCGCCGTAATCAGCGATACCTGCTCATTGATCCGGCTGATCGGCCGCAATGCATTCCCGGCGAAATAGATACCCAGCCCCACAGTTACCGCAATGCCAGCAAGCAAGCCCCATCCCAGTGTGTGTCTCAGATTGGCGAGCTTGCTGTGTCCAAACGTATCGTAGGCCGAAGCCAGCACTACCAGCGGCTCGCTTTCGTCCTGGTAAAGCAAGCCGATCACCTCGTTTTCGCCCTGGTGAAATTCGATATACACTTTTTCCCTTACCTCGTCCAGCAGAGAGGATTGGTAGGTGATGAGTTTATCGTCGACGCTGGAATAGACCATATCGTTATTTCGGTCGAATATCAAAACCTTCTCATCGAGCATTTCGGACAGGGTATTCTGGTCGATCGCTTTGAGCAGGTCCTTATCTATCCCTTTCACTTTGACGAGCAGCCGGCAGGTTGTCTGAGCGCGGCTTTTCAGGCGGTCATAAAATTCTTCCTGTCGGTAATGTTCGGAAACACTGTAAATAGCGAGTGAAAATAATAGCAGTACCGCCGCCACCAGTAGCGTAAATTGCAATGCGATACGTTCCTTTATTTTCATATCTATCAACTATTCTTCTTTCATAATATAACCCATTCCCGGCCGAGTATGAATTAGTTTAACCGAAAAATCCTTGTCTACTTTTTTACGTAAATAATTGATATACACTTCCACTACATTTGTCCCCGGGTCAAAATTGAGGTGCCATACATGCTCGGCCAGATCCATTTTTGAAACAACCCTTCCTCTGTGCTGCATGAAATATTCAAGCAATGCAAATTCCTTTGCAGTAAGTTCGATCGGGTTACCGGCCCTTTTTACCTGCTTGGTTCCCAGGTTCATTTCCAGGTCTGCAATCTTTAATATCTTGTCGGTGGATTCCGGATTATTTAACTCTGATATTCTGAGAGAAGCGTTGATTCTGGCCAGTAATTCTCGGAAATCAAATGGTTTAACTATATAATCGTCAGCGCCTCTGTTCAACCCCTCAACTTTATCCTCGATCTCTCCATAAGCGGTGAGCATGATAATGGGAAGTGCGGGTTTATAAATCCGGATCTGCTGACAAACCTCATAACCGCGCATGCCGGGCAAATTGACGTCCAGCAACACCAGGTCAAACTTTTTTTCCAGTGCGAGCTGCTTACCGGTAATGCCGTCGTATGCAATTTCTGTTTCAAAATTTTCGGCGGCAAGCCCGCGGAAAATATTTTGAGCGATCCTGCGGTCGTCTTCTACAATCAGTATTTTTTTCATAAGGAAGCAATTATAGATACTCCGGCTGCACTTTTAGCGGAAGTTTCAAAGTATATCTTTGGGTAAAACTTCCGGCTCGGCAGGCGTTTGAAAAACGATGCCGTGATCGAGCGAGTGGATGATCGCTTTGTTACTATGCGCAAAATAACATGTATCAACGCCTAAATCCTGTATATTTTTTAAAAGCGTGGTAGTCAGTGCCTTGCTGCGTTTTCTGGTTTGCCGGATATAAACAGCCCGGATATTGTCAGGAAATTCCCGGCATATCTCTTCATAGATTTCGGGATCCTTCTGCGAATCATCACCCAGCAATATAAATTGTAGTTCAGGATAAAAGTTAATCACATTATGGATTTTCCTGAGCTTGTGCAGGTGCGAGCCGCCGCCTGTCATCACGAAATCGTCGAGGCCGGATTTGATTTTCTTTAATTTTAAAACCGCTTTTGGTAAACCGTTCAGT
This Dyadobacter sp. UC 10 DNA region includes the following protein-coding sequences:
- a CDS encoding efflux RND transporter periplasmic adaptor subunit — protein: MKNIVCAAAFAFAGLGITGCEKKKEEIRESKAFMLSDTMMSRITLDTVRTEAVRNELTLIGKVVPDENQVIKIYPLVGGNVEEVDVELGDNVRKGQKLAVIRSGEVADLERQMIQAQSDLLVAQKNLSSTEDLFESKLVPERDVISARQMVDKAQAELGRIKEIFSIYGLGKSTNYTVKSPINGFIIDKNVNRGMQLRSDNTESLFTVGQIADVWVMANVNESDIPRIKLGMTAEVRTISFADEVFKGKVDKIYNVLDPDTKAMKIRIQLQNVGFKLKPEMHATISLNFEEGSQMQAIPSKAIIFDRSKNWVMVFNGRSKIEARPINVYRVLTNRAYVTSGLREGERVISKNQLLVYNAMTE
- a CDS encoding TolC family protein is translated as MRIYMIGLFIFLANSLHAQDTLNLSIRQADSLFLQNNLSLLAEKYQIDIAKSIEVQDKLWNNPTFGVEISAYNPSRGAFDVGRNGQKAFTISQMITRAGKRNKQVALDVESTRKSEYQFFDLVRTLKFELREIFFESYYLKQTVALYDNQINTLTSTVTAFQKEYERKNISLKEVVRLKALLFQLSNNRADILFELQENQRDLRTLLSIDQPVKSVVDSSDILRYQLDRYTPAALQEKALQSRADLKVAQSQTKEAELNYTLQKALAVPDIEVGAIYDQASNYVNNYFGVNASISLPFFNRNQGNIRAAKSSIGYYKTAENARQNSITNEVNAAIQKVSVADKAYQSVESQFSDQFQLLSTGIYDNFQKRNITLLEFIDFIETYNESIKEYNRLQADRIKVYEELNYVVGEELFN
- a CDS encoding sensor histidine kinase, with protein sequence MKIKERIALQFTLLVAAVLLLFSLAIYSVSEHYRQEEFYDRLKSRAQTTCRLLVKVKGIDKDLLKAIDQNTLSEMLDEKVLIFDRNNDMVYSSVDDKLITYQSSLLDEVREKVYIEFHQGENEVIGLLYQDESEPLVVLASAYDTFGHSKLANLRHTLGWGLLAGIAVTVGLGIYFAGNALRPISRINEQVSLITAQNLSQKLDEGDRKDEIAQLAINFNTVLARLNNAFEQQKSFVSHASHELRTPLAALKSEIQLGQRFTKNNADLEEVFGNLFSDTERLISITNSLLFLARSYEHSTNFKMTSIHIEDLVFVAKDELLTTHPEYRVDIDYERIPENENETVVKGNEELLKRVFVNLLDNACKYSADRHARIIIATDSKFCTVKVKDNGIGIDKTELPNIFDPFYRSTSAAEQPGFGIGLSICQRIVELHHGNISASSELGVGSEFNVQLNHV
- a CDS encoding response regulator transcription factor, which codes for MKKILIVEDDRRIAQNIFRGLAAENFETEIAYDGITGKQLALEKKFDLVLLDVNLPGMRGYEVCQQIRIYKPALPIIMLTAYGEIEDKVEGLNRGADDYIVKPFDFRELLARINASLRISELNNPESTDKILKIADLEMNLGTKQVKRAGNPIELTAKEFALLEYFMQHRGRVVSKMDLAEHVWHLNFDPGTNVVEVYINYLRKKVDKDFSVKLIHTRPGMGYIMKEE